In Blastopirellula sp. J2-11, a single genomic region encodes these proteins:
- a CDS encoding DUF6666 family protein, producing the protein MTLSIRTALAAVLLGASMLTSIGYGQEHQDPITRLFSPSSDRIYQARQRAAKASRIATQIETNAEVEKVDYSVLDDQATVEMIEPGVEYMGEQPMMMEGSMHVGHDHGPGCESCGTGSCGSSCGGCGQCNDCMMMCVPLCFRLNWDDFSLHAGVQGFKNGLNRGMDGSFGYLYGFNWGMPIGFLPKSGLGFQIGMSGSNANLYEASFTDSTRDQTFFTVGLFRRVDWGWQGGLVFDHLKDQWYYDVEVSQVRGQLSWVFPKCNELGFQFSASDSEGSGTTTITVPGANITQLEETIGATNLYTFFWRRKLDDCGKSMRILGGWTGDSQGILGADFHVPLTNCLALDTGFTFLLPDQQDGRTQNEEEAWNIGINLVWYPRCGSASGSTSYYRPLMNVANNGDFILRRQ; encoded by the coding sequence ATGACCCTTTCTATTCGTACGGCGCTAGCTGCAGTCCTGTTGGGCGCCAGCATGCTAACGTCGATTGGCTACGGCCAAGAACATCAAGATCCGATCACTCGGCTATTTTCGCCCTCGTCGGACCGAATCTATCAAGCGCGGCAGCGTGCCGCCAAAGCGAGTCGCATCGCTACGCAGATCGAAACCAATGCGGAAGTCGAAAAAGTCGACTATTCGGTTCTGGACGATCAGGCGACGGTAGAAATGATCGAACCAGGCGTCGAGTACATGGGCGAACAACCCATGATGATGGAGGGTTCGATGCACGTCGGCCACGACCACGGCCCCGGCTGCGAAAGTTGCGGAACCGGATCTTGCGGTTCGAGTTGCGGAGGCTGCGGCCAATGCAACGACTGCATGATGATGTGCGTTCCGCTTTGCTTTCGTCTGAACTGGGATGACTTTTCGCTGCACGCCGGCGTACAAGGCTTTAAAAATGGCCTGAACCGCGGCATGGACGGCAGCTTCGGCTATCTCTACGGTTTCAATTGGGGAATGCCAATCGGCTTTCTCCCGAAATCGGGTTTGGGATTTCAGATCGGCATGTCCGGTTCGAACGCCAATCTGTATGAAGCGAGCTTTACTGATTCGACCCGCGATCAAACCTTCTTCACCGTCGGGCTATTTCGCCGCGTCGACTGGGGCTGGCAAGGTGGCCTCGTCTTCGATCACCTGAAAGATCAGTGGTACTATGACGTCGAAGTGAGCCAGGTTCGCGGCCAGCTAAGCTGGGTCTTTCCGAAGTGCAACGAACTTGGTTTCCAGTTTTCAGCCAGCGATTCGGAAGGCAGCGGCACTACCACCATTACCGTGCCAGGCGCCAACATTACTCAGCTCGAAGAAACCATCGGAGCGACCAACCTGTACACCTTCTTCTGGCGTCGCAAGTTAGATGACTGCGGCAAATCGATGCGAATCCTGGGAGGTTGGACAGGCGACAGCCAGGGCATTCTCGGCGCTGACTTCCACGTGCCGCTGACCAATTGCTTGGCCCTGGACACCGGTTTCACTTTCCTGCTGCCGGATCAACAAGATGGCCGGACGCAAAATGAAGAAGAAGCCTGGAATATCGGCATCAACTTGGTTTGGTACCCACGCTGCGGCTCGGCCTCGGGCAGCACCAGCTATTATCGCCCGCTGATGAACGTGGCGAACAACGGCGACTTTATCCTGCGTC